The following coding sequences lie in one Arachis ipaensis cultivar K30076 chromosome B05, Araip1.1, whole genome shotgun sequence genomic window:
- the LOC107640649 gene encoding uncharacterized protein LOC107640649 yields the protein MKKVRWKECKAITLANEEILEEDTSKLTEHSQRSSQSNLEEMEQGTGSVQRKGSTREEMPEPYLPRAPFPQRLRGGDKEISYSRFLDVFAPLSVNIPFIKTLQQMPTYIKCMKELLTRKETLKGGQIVTMNKECSALIKKDVFLKKKDLGSFHIPCVIDKTQKQAEGVVENVLVKVGNYFLPTDFVVLDMEKGYLHPIILGRLFLATSRALIDVEQGELILRIHDEQITFQAFKPVHEYEQESKKLKEEYSESSLKKNSNKTSRQASRASLDG from the exons ATGAAGAAGGTGAGATGGAAAGAGTGTAAGGCAATTACTCTTGCAAATGAAGAGATCCTGGAAGAAGACACTAGCAAGCTAACTGAGCACAGCCAAAGAAGTTCCCAGAGCAACTTGGAGGAAATGGAACAAGGAACTGGATCTGTGCAAAGAAAGGGATCAACAAGGGAGGAAATGCCGGAGCCTTATTTGCCAAGGGCACCATTTCCTCAGAGGCTAAGAGGAGGTGATAAAGAAATATCGTATTCAAGATTCCTAGATGTTTTCGCACCTCTCAGTGTCAACATTCCCTTTATCAAAACTCTCCAACAGATGCCGACATACATCAAGTGCATGAAAGAGCTGCTGACTAGGAAAGAAACCTTAAAAGGGGGACAAATAGTGacaatgaacaaggaatgtagtgctctCATCAAGAAGGATGTATTCCTGAAGAAGAAAGATCTAGGGAGCTTTCATATTCCCTGTGTCATAG ATAAAACTCAGAAGCAAGCCGAAGGAGTAGTCGAAAATGTATTGGTGAAAGTAGGAAACTACTTCCtccctactgactttgttgtTCTGGACATGGAGAAAGGTTACCTCCATCCCATTATTCTAGGGAGACTATTTTTAGCTACTAGTCGAGCACTCATtgatgtagaacaaggagagttgatactgagaatacatgatgagcaGATCACTTTCCAGGCCTTCAAGCCCGTGCATGAATATgagcaagagagcaagaaattaaaggaagaaTACAGTGAGAGCTCTCTAAAGAAAAACAGCAATAAAACCTCCAGGCAAGCATCTAGAGCTTCCCTTGATGGATAA